The proteins below are encoded in one region of Myxococcus guangdongensis:
- a CDS encoding flagellar motor protein has protein sequence MRRSGLGLLLVLFWAGLARAQGTPMDVPSLASTIAGRVCQDTDGDGRCGADEPGLAQVRLVLTTGREVLTDSKGRFHITGVDARVPDVTRGLHLRPGRHRLKVDARSLPATSQVTPEAATVEVPWGAVVLQDFAVRTRPSSASALGLSFERAPPVASVASGEGAVLFRVAGQASVGDRVRVGSTDAQVDERGGWSARVPLIAGDNELTITAAAPDGSVRLYRQRIDVVQRSEGWLVVPRALELLGSVRLPAAREERAATGVSRMKVEAREGTLVRGAGSEPLFVGPEGWVELPVTLSPGLNSVPLVLAPPGASERELVLDIQAEARPFAVALLDVEVSFAPGNSDWQLRGRGSAHAELRLGPVDVVGEVDLRDTDARTLRGAELPDWLRPRVPERFDRVADPDFSPAEWGDDSVSVTPNATEARLRVEARHAEHGRAGLGTYRALVQDREVGRYHRPLFGPYAELATSADSRDGAFRAGVDAFGGSLTDPTRGLAAVPAHEELRATGGSLYYLGAVSVAEGSELLRVEVRDGVTGLPLAERHLVRGRDYDIDYFAGRILLARPLSFLASDTFFRTDMVTQAPEPVLVADYAALRSMDTEDSGGGELWAEWKGARVGLAAVREGRGEGRPYTLYSGRASARVGGYSLEAEGASSRGSAVSAGLFGVSDDGGLSYLRPTGAIATGGEALGLRLRGPGFSGDGTVDASYRWRARGFSDGAHLDAARFQQLALRVRQPLGRLRLSLLADGRQSADPREPFVDHPFSASTVGASVGWEESNWGVSVEARDARLKAAEVVGQGEALTGGRTSVGVAGRYRLLEGLWLQASHRQKLALHGAGPGRVDDTFSAAGVDVALGRDTRVDVRGGWGPDLGPRAWANVESRRGSDVYYGGYSVDVDGPDFGAGRTLTGARTELPDSGTALFVEEVGLHDASTLRMSRAVGFQKTVLDGLSVGARYERGVRSLLDVDPPLRRDAGGVFGQLLLSRLRLEGRFELRREKGTPERGAAEAVDRLQTVVALAAEAELLRDVTASGRVDFARTVNDDALEARLLEGYAALAWRPGPWLVVARYGVTRELLPGTRSAFGDRALQILSLMPAVRLGDRFSVAAGLHAGRSELRGSSRWVWTGTVRPAVRVVGAVEVAAEAARRTASLDGERLTAVRAEVAYRMDERLRMAVGYTLLGFSGLGLATESSENQDRLYLRAELAY, from the coding sequence GTGAGACGCTCGGGCCTGGGCCTCCTGCTGGTGTTGTTCTGGGCGGGCCTTGCCCGAGCGCAGGGCACGCCGATGGACGTGCCGTCGCTCGCGTCGACCATCGCCGGGCGCGTGTGCCAGGACACGGATGGGGACGGGCGCTGCGGCGCGGATGAGCCCGGCCTCGCGCAGGTGCGGCTGGTGCTGACGACGGGGCGTGAGGTGCTCACCGATTCGAAAGGGCGCTTCCACATCACCGGCGTGGATGCTCGCGTGCCGGATGTCACGCGGGGGCTGCACCTGCGGCCGGGGCGTCATCGGCTCAAGGTGGATGCCCGCTCGTTGCCGGCGACGAGCCAGGTGACGCCGGAGGCCGCCACGGTGGAGGTGCCGTGGGGCGCCGTCGTCCTCCAGGACTTCGCGGTGCGCACGCGGCCCTCGTCGGCGTCGGCGTTGGGGCTGTCCTTCGAGCGAGCGCCGCCCGTGGCGAGCGTCGCGTCCGGCGAGGGCGCGGTGCTGTTCCGGGTGGCGGGGCAGGCGTCGGTGGGGGACCGCGTGCGCGTGGGCTCCACGGATGCGCAGGTGGATGAGCGGGGTGGTTGGAGCGCGCGGGTTCCACTCATCGCGGGCGACAACGAGCTGACCATCACCGCGGCGGCGCCGGACGGCTCGGTGCGCCTGTATCGCCAGCGCATCGATGTCGTGCAGCGCTCCGAGGGCTGGTTGGTGGTGCCCAGGGCCCTGGAGCTGCTGGGCTCGGTGCGGCTGCCCGCGGCGCGTGAGGAGCGCGCGGCCACCGGCGTCTCGCGCATGAAGGTCGAGGCCCGCGAGGGGACGCTGGTGCGCGGCGCCGGGAGCGAGCCCCTGTTCGTGGGGCCCGAGGGTTGGGTGGAGCTCCCCGTGACGCTGTCGCCGGGCCTCAACTCCGTGCCGTTGGTCCTGGCCCCTCCGGGCGCGAGCGAGCGCGAGCTGGTGCTGGACATCCAGGCGGAGGCGCGGCCCTTCGCGGTGGCCCTGCTCGATGTCGAGGTGTCCTTCGCGCCGGGGAACAGCGACTGGCAGCTGCGAGGGCGCGGCTCCGCGCACGCCGAGCTGCGCCTGGGGCCCGTGGACGTGGTGGGCGAGGTGGACCTGCGCGACACGGATGCACGCACGCTGCGCGGCGCGGAGCTCCCGGACTGGCTGCGTCCCCGGGTGCCCGAGCGCTTCGACCGCGTGGCGGACCCGGACTTCTCGCCGGCGGAGTGGGGCGATGATTCGGTGTCGGTGACGCCGAACGCCACCGAGGCGCGTCTGCGCGTCGAGGCCCGGCACGCGGAGCATGGCCGCGCGGGTCTGGGCACCTATCGCGCGCTGGTGCAGGACCGCGAGGTGGGCCGCTACCACCGGCCGCTCTTCGGCCCGTACGCGGAGCTGGCGACGTCCGCGGACTCGCGCGATGGGGCGTTCCGCGCCGGCGTGGACGCGTTCGGCGGGAGCCTCACGGACCCGACGCGAGGGCTCGCCGCGGTGCCCGCGCACGAGGAGCTTCGCGCCACGGGCGGCAGCCTCTACTACCTGGGCGCGGTGTCGGTGGCGGAGGGCTCGGAGCTCTTGCGCGTGGAGGTGCGCGACGGCGTCACGGGCCTGCCGCTGGCGGAGCGGCACCTGGTGCGAGGTCGCGACTACGACATCGACTACTTCGCGGGCCGCATCCTGTTGGCCCGGCCGCTGTCGTTCCTCGCGAGCGACACCTTCTTCCGAACGGACATGGTGACGCAGGCGCCGGAGCCGGTGCTCGTCGCGGACTACGCGGCGCTGCGCTCCATGGACACCGAGGACTCCGGCGGTGGCGAGCTGTGGGCCGAGTGGAAGGGCGCCCGCGTGGGGCTCGCCGCGGTGCGGGAGGGGCGCGGCGAGGGGCGTCCCTACACGCTCTACTCCGGCCGGGCCTCGGCGCGTGTCGGTGGCTACTCGCTGGAGGCGGAGGGTGCTTCCAGTCGCGGCTCCGCGGTCAGCGCGGGGCTCTTCGGGGTCTCGGATGATGGAGGGTTGAGCTACCTGCGCCCGACGGGCGCCATCGCGACGGGCGGCGAGGCGCTGGGCCTGCGGCTGCGCGGTCCGGGGTTCTCCGGTGACGGCACCGTGGACGCGTCCTATCGCTGGCGCGCGCGGGGCTTCTCGGACGGCGCGCACCTGGACGCGGCGCGCTTCCAGCAACTGGCGCTGCGGGTGCGTCAGCCCCTGGGTCGACTGCGTCTGTCGCTGCTCGCGGATGGACGTCAGTCGGCGGATCCACGTGAGCCCTTCGTCGACCATCCCTTCTCCGCGAGCACCGTCGGCGCGAGCGTGGGTTGGGAGGAGTCGAACTGGGGCGTGAGCGTGGAGGCCCGCGACGCCCGATTGAAGGCGGCCGAAGTCGTCGGGCAGGGCGAGGCGCTGACGGGCGGCCGGACCTCCGTGGGCGTCGCGGGGCGCTACCGTCTGCTCGAGGGACTCTGGCTCCAGGCGTCCCACCGGCAGAAGCTGGCGCTGCATGGCGCGGGGCCCGGGCGGGTGGATGACACGTTCAGCGCGGCGGGCGTGGACGTGGCGCTGGGCCGCGACACGCGCGTGGACGTGCGCGGCGGGTGGGGGCCGGACCTGGGGCCTCGGGCCTGGGCGAACGTGGAGTCGCGTCGTGGCTCGGACGTGTACTACGGCGGTTACTCGGTGGACGTCGACGGGCCGGACTTCGGCGCGGGTCGGACGCTCACGGGCGCGCGCACGGAGCTGCCCGACAGCGGCACCGCGCTCTTCGTCGAGGAGGTGGGCCTGCATGACGCCTCCACCCTGCGCATGTCTCGCGCGGTGGGCTTCCAGAAGACGGTGCTCGACGGCTTGAGCGTGGGCGCGCGCTACGAGCGCGGCGTGCGCAGCCTGCTGGACGTGGACCCGCCGCTGCGTCGCGACGCGGGAGGCGTCTTCGGCCAGCTGCTCCTGAGCCGGCTGCGACTGGAGGGCCGCTTCGAGCTGCGGCGCGAGAAGGGCACTCCGGAGCGAGGCGCGGCCGAGGCCGTGGACCGGCTGCAGACGGTGGTGGCCCTGGCGGCGGAGGCCGAGCTGCTGCGCGACGTGACGGCGTCGGGCCGCGTGGACTTCGCGCGCACCGTCAACGACGACGCGCTGGAGGCCCGGCTGCTGGAGGGCTACGCGGCGCTGGCCTGGAGGCCCGGTCCGTGGCTGGTGGTGGCGCGCTACGGCGTCACCCGCGAGCTGCTGCCGGGGACGCGCTCGGCGTTCGGAGACAGGGCGCTGCAGATCCTCTCGCTGATGCCGGCGGTGCGGCTGGGGGACAGGTTCTCCGTGGCGGCCGGGCTGCATGCGGGACGCAGTGAGTTGCGGGGATCGTCGCGGTGGGTGTGGACCGGCACGGTGCGTCCGGCCGTCCGCGTGGTGGGCGCCGTGGAGGTGGCGGCGGAAGCGGCACGCAGGACGGCTTCTTTGGATGGGGAGCGGCTGACGGCGGTGCGGGCGGAAGTGGCCTATCGGATGGATGAGCGACTCCGGATGGCCGTGGGGTACACACTGCTGGGCTTCAGCGGCTTGGGTCTGGCCACCGAGTCGTCGGAGAATCAGGACCGGCTCTACCTGCGGGCGGAGCTCGCCTACTAG
- a CDS encoding TolB-like translocation protein, whose translation MLRALSLVTCLLPALAPAATPEVGTLSGFAKVVNDSPGDQTDPHVSGALVAYTNESGGRSEIRYHDLVTGEDAAIPNDGAFDFVSDISGDTVVFTRVSTSSAIYTYQVGAGLPAKELAPQPGSSRRAAVIGGRTVAWQDFGFTGSTLEPEIALYDLDQGTLTRLTDDRMLDRTPAVAPDGKTVVWAKCNAEGLQCDIWRARREGDAFYSQALTGSEGEESQPDTNGDLVVYASTRTVDGVSDRDIYWKPVNGGTEQRLALPGLDANPSISGSLIAFERRDPAKGDFDIALYDIDTQTLYQLTNSPDNENLNDLSVSDDGTVRVVWTVSKNGDFNVHSFTFQLPRDGPCDVAPTASPTPSRTAEEVCKQPGKTPLLAALEVARTTGQPNAVSLGFHGKGAGVMCVDNGYSGERATSGWVWLDGREIVDPSRFKPTVALVARDVTLGGNTWLAALISGNPGSSFRIRVYGTASECGATVSPAGSQQVPGQAITPISLEVSGVSSLTFESDDDARGFGCSTSGTTSGAVGLMLLAWWLARPRREPVLVSRKELRRRGSSL comes from the coding sequence ATGCTGCGCGCTCTGTCCCTCGTGACGTGCCTGCTCCCTGCCTTAGCCCCTGCCGCCACCCCTGAAGTCGGAACGCTGTCCGGGTTCGCCAAGGTGGTGAACGACAGCCCCGGAGACCAGACGGACCCGCACGTGAGCGGCGCGCTGGTCGCCTACACGAACGAGTCCGGCGGCCGCAGCGAGATCCGCTACCACGACCTGGTGACCGGCGAGGACGCGGCCATCCCCAACGACGGCGCGTTCGACTTCGTGTCGGACATCAGCGGGGACACGGTGGTCTTCACCCGCGTCAGCACCTCCAGCGCCATCTACACGTACCAGGTGGGCGCGGGGCTGCCGGCGAAGGAGCTGGCGCCCCAGCCGGGCAGCAGCCGCAGGGCGGCGGTGATCGGCGGACGCACGGTGGCGTGGCAGGACTTCGGCTTCACCGGCAGCACGCTCGAGCCTGAAATCGCGCTCTACGATCTGGACCAGGGCACGCTCACCCGGCTCACCGATGACCGGATGCTGGACCGCACGCCCGCGGTGGCGCCGGATGGCAAGACGGTGGTCTGGGCCAAGTGCAACGCGGAGGGGCTGCAGTGCGACATCTGGCGCGCGCGGCGGGAGGGCGACGCCTTCTACTCGCAGGCGCTCACCGGCAGCGAGGGTGAGGAGTCCCAGCCGGACACCAACGGGGATCTCGTCGTCTACGCGAGCACGCGCACCGTCGACGGTGTGTCGGACCGGGACATCTACTGGAAGCCGGTGAACGGTGGCACCGAGCAGCGGCTCGCGCTCCCGGGCCTGGATGCGAACCCCAGCATCAGCGGCTCGTTGATCGCCTTCGAGCGGAGGGATCCGGCCAAGGGCGACTTCGACATCGCGCTGTACGACATCGACACGCAGACGCTGTACCAACTCACCAACTCACCGGACAACGAGAACCTCAACGACTTGAGCGTGTCCGACGACGGCACCGTGCGCGTGGTGTGGACGGTGTCGAAGAACGGTGACTTCAACGTGCACAGCTTCACCTTCCAGCTCCCACGCGATGGCCCGTGCGACGTCGCGCCGACGGCTTCGCCCACGCCGTCGCGGACCGCCGAGGAGGTGTGCAAGCAGCCCGGCAAGACGCCGCTGCTGGCCGCGCTGGAGGTGGCGCGCACCACGGGACAACCCAACGCCGTCTCGCTGGGCTTCCACGGCAAGGGCGCCGGGGTGATGTGTGTCGACAATGGTTACAGCGGCGAGCGCGCCACGTCCGGTTGGGTGTGGTTGGATGGACGCGAGATTGTCGACCCGTCCCGTTTCAAGCCCACCGTGGCGCTCGTGGCGCGTGACGTCACGCTCGGCGGTAATACCTGGCTCGCCGCGCTGATCTCCGGAAATCCAGGAAGCTCATTCCGCATCCGTGTGTACGGCACCGCGTCGGAGTGTGGCGCGACGGTGTCGCCGGCGGGCTCGCAGCAGGTCCCCGGGCAGGCCATCACACCGATTTCCCTCGAGGTGAGTGGGGTGTCATCCCTGACCTTCGAGTCGGACGACGACGCGCGGGGCTTCGGGTGCAGTACGAGCGGAACCACGTCGGGGGCGGTGGGGCTGATGCTGTTGGCGTGGTGGCTGGCGCGTCCTCGGCGTGAGCCGGTGTTGGTTTCGCGGAAGGAACTTCGGCGAAGGGGAAGCAGCCTGTAG
- a CDS encoding FecR family protein has protein sequence MAEPRSHRRQTPFYVGLVLILAALPLGWFLFLRQPPAPPPPPPPVIPVAAPVVEKAMELELTEVTGTVEVKEGSGAWRKASVGMALRRHDKVRTEDGSYAVLIGGEAVEFRMEPGTEVSVEDLTKSASRLLLATGMATAVVRPGKRHTFEVKAAQSDAVATLHESGAFTMSNNGQGTVAVGTREGEVTLLGQGKVVIVRAGQQSVVRPGQAPSEPAAIPTSLLLKVDWPSERTRREKELLVRGQTTPGSRVQVNDVRVLADAEGRFERKVKLREGANTVDVRAVGVGRVEQREKAEVIVDTRPPPLKTDSDIWNQANDSSP, from the coding sequence ATGGCCGAGCCCCGCTCCCATCGGCGCCAGACGCCCTTCTACGTCGGCCTCGTGCTGATTCTCGCGGCCCTGCCGCTGGGCTGGTTCCTCTTCCTGCGCCAGCCCCCCGCGCCGCCGCCTCCGCCGCCGCCCGTCATCCCCGTGGCGGCGCCCGTGGTGGAGAAGGCGATGGAGCTGGAGCTCACCGAAGTCACCGGCACGGTGGAGGTGAAGGAGGGCAGCGGCGCGTGGCGCAAGGCGTCCGTGGGCATGGCGCTGCGGCGTCACGACAAGGTGCGCACGGAGGACGGCTCCTACGCCGTGCTCATCGGCGGCGAGGCGGTGGAGTTCCGCATGGAGCCGGGCACCGAGGTGTCCGTGGAGGACCTGACCAAGTCCGCCTCCCGCCTGTTGCTCGCCACCGGTATGGCGACCGCGGTGGTGCGCCCTGGCAAGCGTCACACCTTCGAGGTGAAGGCCGCGCAGAGCGACGCGGTGGCCACGCTGCACGAGTCCGGTGCCTTCACGATGAGCAACAACGGCCAGGGCACCGTGGCCGTGGGCACGCGCGAGGGTGAGGTCACGCTGCTGGGGCAGGGCAAGGTCGTCATCGTCCGTGCGGGCCAGCAGTCCGTGGTGCGTCCCGGACAGGCGCCGTCCGAGCCCGCGGCCATCCCCACCAGCCTGTTGCTCAAGGTGGACTGGCCCTCCGAGCGCACGCGCCGCGAGAAGGAGCTGCTCGTGCGGGGACAGACGACGCCGGGCAGCCGCGTGCAGGTGAACGACGTGCGCGTGCTCGCCGACGCGGAGGGACGCTTCGAGCGCAAGGTGAAGCTGCGCGAGGGCGCCAACACCGTGGACGTGCGGGCGGTGGGCGTCGGACGTGTCGAGCAACGCGAGAAGGCCGAGGTCATCGTCGACACGCGCCCGCCACCGTTGAAGACGGACTCGGACATCTGGAATCAGGCGAACGATTCAAGCCCCTGA
- a CDS encoding sensor histidine kinase has product MRLYQQLVLFMLAATVLPLAAVGFLLLSRAEAELVARIDAEQRTQAAAAADAVGSTLMEVVDALARSAELIDWQAATEAETVGGLRLLYGQSQAVSAVLKLDARGQPVGAPVFRPRDTEGHPGFRETALERMVGSVPVQQLRGGGKGQAALGGAYVHAESGRAAVAVAVKLAEGEDAPFALAEVVFGPLEAALRRRPPGALGRVDLVDEERRVLASSEPERRMMTLAPEVAAHLLAPTAPEPDVVRSFRLEGPPRRVSVARVSRGLRFDVVVEVDEAAALAPVRAMRRTVLFSIGGALFVLLGVGALFTRRLNRRLEDVVQGAEAFGRGELDKRVKVEGQDELSELATTFNRMGAELEAARARMLQWNDELRLRVDEATSDLKSAQAQLLEAQKLAAVGQLGAGVAHEINNPLAGILGNVQLLMLDRGSADPDLDTLRKIEQSAKRCKEITQNLLRFSQQRERPDMRPVDLNAVVRDALSLTEHQILSDGVTLETKLAPGLGRVRADPGHLSQVVLALLSNARTAMMKSPTRRLTMRTLERDGRIVLEVEDTGRGISADIRPRIFEPFFTTKDVWSNVGLGLSVSWRVVTEAGGTLSVRSEVGQGACFTVELPRA; this is encoded by the coding sequence GTGAGGCTCTACCAGCAGCTGGTCCTGTTCATGCTCGCGGCGACGGTGTTGCCGCTCGCCGCCGTCGGCTTCCTGTTGCTGTCGCGCGCGGAGGCGGAGCTCGTCGCCCGCATCGACGCCGAGCAGCGCACGCAGGCCGCCGCGGCGGCGGACGCCGTGGGCTCCACCCTCATGGAGGTGGTGGACGCGCTGGCGCGCTCCGCGGAGCTCATCGACTGGCAGGCCGCCACGGAGGCGGAGACGGTGGGCGGCCTGCGGCTGCTCTACGGTCAGTCCCAGGCCGTGAGCGCGGTGCTCAAGCTGGACGCGCGAGGCCAGCCCGTGGGCGCGCCCGTGTTCCGACCTCGCGACACGGAAGGTCACCCCGGCTTCCGGGAGACAGCGCTCGAGCGGATGGTGGGCTCGGTGCCGGTGCAGCAGCTGCGGGGCGGTGGCAAGGGACAGGCGGCGCTCGGCGGCGCGTACGTGCACGCGGAGAGCGGGCGCGCGGCGGTGGCCGTCGCCGTGAAGCTGGCCGAGGGTGAGGACGCGCCGTTCGCGCTGGCGGAGGTCGTCTTCGGTCCGCTGGAGGCCGCGCTGCGCCGCCGTCCTCCGGGCGCGCTGGGACGGGTGGACCTGGTGGACGAGGAGCGCCGGGTGCTCGCCAGCTCCGAGCCCGAGCGGCGGATGATGACGCTCGCGCCGGAGGTCGCCGCGCACCTGCTCGCGCCCACCGCGCCGGAGCCGGACGTGGTGCGCAGCTTCCGGTTGGAGGGCCCGCCGCGCCGGGTGAGCGTGGCCCGCGTGTCGCGAGGCCTGCGCTTCGACGTGGTGGTGGAGGTGGACGAGGCCGCGGCGCTCGCGCCCGTGCGGGCCATGCGGCGCACGGTGCTGTTCTCCATCGGCGGCGCGCTCTTCGTCCTGTTGGGCGTGGGCGCGCTCTTCACGCGGCGGCTCAACCGGCGGCTCGAGGACGTGGTCCAGGGCGCGGAGGCCTTCGGCCGGGGTGAGCTGGACAAGCGCGTGAAGGTGGAGGGGCAGGACGAGCTGAGCGAGCTGGCCACCACCTTCAACCGCATGGGCGCGGAGCTGGAGGCGGCCCGCGCGCGGATGCTGCAATGGAACGACGAGCTGCGCTTGCGCGTGGATGAGGCCACGAGCGACCTCAAGAGCGCGCAGGCCCAATTGCTCGAGGCGCAGAAGCTGGCGGCGGTGGGGCAGCTGGGCGCGGGCGTGGCGCACGAAATCAACAACCCGCTGGCCGGCATCCTCGGCAACGTGCAGCTGCTCATGTTGGATCGGGGCTCCGCGGACCCGGACCTGGACACGCTGCGCAAAATCGAGCAGAGCGCCAAGCGCTGCAAGGAGATCACCCAGAACCTGCTGCGCTTCTCCCAGCAGCGCGAGCGTCCGGACATGCGCCCCGTGGACCTCAACGCGGTGGTGCGCGACGCGCTCAGCCTCACCGAGCACCAGATCCTCAGCGACGGCGTGACGCTCGAGACGAAGCTCGCGCCCGGGCTGGGCCGCGTGCGCGCGGACCCCGGCCACCTGTCGCAGGTGGTGCTGGCCCTGTTGTCCAACGCGCGCACCGCGATGATGAAGTCACCCACGCGCAGGCTCACGATGCGGACCCTGGAGCGCGACGGGCGCATCGTCCTGGAGGTGGAGGACACGGGGCGGGGCATCTCCGCGGACATCCGCCCGCGCATCTTCGAGCCCTTCTTCACCACGAAGGACGTGTGGTCCAACGTGGGGTTGGGGCTGAGCGTGTCGTGGCGAGTCGTGACGGAGGCGGGAGGCACGCTCAGCGTCCGCTCGGAAGTGGGGCAGGGAGCCTGCTTCACCGTGGAGCTGCCGAGGGCCTGA